The following are encoded together in the Streptomyces sp. NBC_01465 genome:
- a CDS encoding cupin domain-containing protein → MSMAYLAQSAQQQQLEWLDGGTLAVLLDSAATDGQLTVGRFSLARGAASPYHLHTREDEVFVLLKGSAVVWAGDRETELSEGGVVFLPKKLPHSYRITSDTADMLMICTPAGIEGMFRHAGRDRATPRPDGFRIDPELLAEAAGTYGQIVVGPPR, encoded by the coding sequence ATGAGCATGGCCTACCTCGCCCAGTCCGCTCAGCAGCAGCAACTCGAATGGCTCGACGGCGGAACGCTCGCCGTACTCCTCGACAGCGCGGCCACCGACGGACAGCTCACCGTCGGCAGGTTCTCCCTCGCCAGGGGCGCGGCCTCGCCGTACCACCTGCACACCCGGGAGGACGAGGTCTTCGTACTGCTCAAGGGCAGCGCGGTCGTCTGGGCCGGCGACCGGGAAACGGAGCTGTCCGAGGGCGGTGTCGTCTTCCTCCCCAAGAAGCTCCCGCACAGCTACCGGATCACCTCCGACACCGCCGACATGCTGATGATCTGCACCCCGGCCGGCATCGAGGGCATGTTCCGCCATGCCGGCCGGGACCGTGCGACGCCCCGCCCCGACGGGTTCCGGATCGATCCGGAACTCCTGGCCGAGGCCGCCGGCACGTACG
- a CDS encoding class I SAM-dependent methyltransferase: MERAGFDIVRSTTPQGGVDDFIPFEATTRAARAAGLSVGDYIDEVMNGTPGATRSTVDELRALGVFAVKPDTILEIGPGSGRYLERTLEECSPGRYEIYETAAPWADYLVDAFGVVAQPVTGFSLDATPDNSVDLVQAHKVFNTLTFLGTCRYFFEMARVTRPGGRIVFDVMTETCLDPAAMRTWATEGGAGHDSFPAAMPRRTCVDLFADLGCSLEASFLAPLGVASTEVLVFRRTA; encoded by the coding sequence CTGGAGCGCGCCGGGTTCGACATCGTACGCAGCACCACCCCCCAGGGAGGGGTCGACGACTTCATCCCGTTCGAGGCGACGACGAGAGCCGCACGGGCGGCCGGACTGTCGGTCGGTGACTACATCGACGAGGTCATGAACGGGACACCCGGCGCCACCCGGTCCACCGTCGACGAACTCCGCGCACTCGGCGTCTTCGCCGTGAAGCCGGACACGATCCTGGAGATCGGCCCCGGATCCGGGCGGTATCTGGAGAGGACGCTGGAGGAGTGCTCACCGGGCCGCTACGAGATCTATGAGACGGCAGCCCCCTGGGCCGACTACCTGGTGGACGCTTTCGGTGTGGTCGCCCAGCCGGTGACCGGATTCAGTCTCGACGCGACGCCGGACAACAGTGTTGACCTCGTCCAGGCCCACAAGGTCTTCAACACCCTGACCTTCCTCGGTACCTGCCGCTACTTCTTCGAGATGGCGCGGGTGACACGGCCGGGTGGCCGGATCGTCTTCGACGTCATGACGGAGACATGCCTGGACCCGGCCGCGATGCGCACCTGGGCGACGGAGGGCGGCGCGGGACACGACTCCTTCCCCGCGGCCATGCCCCGCCGTACCTGCGTGGACCTCTTCGCCGACCTCGGCTGCAGTCTGGAGGCCAGTTTCCTGGCGCCCCTGGGCGTCGCCTCCACGGAGGTACTCGTCTTCAGACGGACGGCCTGA
- a CDS encoding class I SAM-dependent methyltransferase translates to MSALAAARGGMNRVLRPFGVQMVRGRSDDPAIQPFLSARRTLTAARRADLSIEDYIDRRSAVPGATVETVNALFRLADSREKMQRICEIGAGSGRYAARVIVSEHPDTYEIYETAGDWLPRLRSLPNVVLQPADGHTLSATPTGSVDLVHAHKVFVYLPLVVTIGYLDEMARVVRPGGIVAFDVVNEDCLDDEMTRNWVSSRATLYCMISRSWLLGHLAQRGLSLLGGHFVPLSGGRTELLVFRKA, encoded by the coding sequence ATGTCCGCACTGGCTGCAGCGCGCGGCGGAATGAACCGCGTGCTGCGCCCCTTCGGGGTGCAGATGGTCCGTGGGCGCAGCGATGATCCAGCGATCCAGCCGTTCCTGTCCGCTCGCAGGACCTTGACCGCGGCCCGTCGGGCGGACCTGTCGATCGAGGACTACATCGACCGCCGCAGCGCCGTTCCCGGCGCGACCGTGGAGACCGTGAACGCCCTGTTCAGGCTGGCGGATTCCCGCGAGAAGATGCAGCGCATATGCGAGATCGGTGCGGGGTCGGGCCGGTACGCGGCCCGGGTGATCGTCTCCGAGCACCCGGACACCTACGAGATCTACGAGACCGCAGGGGACTGGCTGCCCCGTCTGAGGTCGCTGCCGAACGTCGTCCTGCAACCCGCCGACGGGCACACGCTGAGCGCCACTCCCACCGGGTCGGTGGATCTCGTGCACGCCCACAAGGTCTTCGTCTACCTCCCGTTGGTCGTGACCATCGGCTATCTCGACGAAATGGCCCGGGTCGTGCGCCCGGGTGGGATCGTCGCGTTCGACGTGGTGAACGAGGACTGCCTCGACGACGAGATGACGAGGAACTGGGTCTCCAGCCGGGCGACGCTCTACTGCATGATCTCGCGCTCATGGCTTCTCGGGCATCTGGCGCAGCGGGGCCTGTCCTTGCTGGGTGGCCACTTCGTGCCGCTCAGCGGCGGTCGGACCGAACTACTCGTTTTCCGGAAGGCGTAA